A part of Hippopotamus amphibius kiboko isolate mHipAmp2 chromosome 16, mHipAmp2.hap2, whole genome shotgun sequence genomic DNA contains:
- the LOC130838077 gene encoding WD repeat-containing protein 87-like: METETQTLEGLHRPKSHLPDIIIEPQKREHRPKGSKWKWFLKHQDSPMGKTEGQAPAPGPAPAPAQAPSLTSRPAERPCHSEVRFSDENWISNILIRLEAGEQLSRDSSNRLSQLLRHFTSKGYLKWMHLYNLEAIAKHLQQNLQIGPIDISQPYKDVLSPVHLKVIPPIRRKEVDSWLEPFPTPEPKARPIPTPVLPSTTKRIQDPKAITWQLLGEPYRSARAQQLSNALKEMETQHFYPATRDIFTGAHTSVEKQTLALMFQKDLRAFKGKGRPLKLPQLKKAQPISKEKEELPQWETFVALYHVLRMLKERYTRDSAAWMEQFYRLMDLYQLKSPRIQRLLLELLQRKKLQPQEIIYKKALETKELALGERLFYGLFCGSSHAPAGPLEFQNVVPLPGQNRVHTIQPVGIAKYGFLELAWKRLPQVNPYHVERPPNIPTPTV; the protein is encoded by the exons atggaaacagagacccagaccCTAGAAGGCCTCCACAGGCCAAAGTCCCACCTACCTGATATTATCATTGAACCACAGAAACGTGAACATAGGCCCAAAGGCAGCAAGTGGAAGTGGTTCTTAAAGCATCAGGATTCTCCCATGGGCAAAACTGAGGGCcaggcccctgccccaggcccagccccagccccagcccaagcCCCATCCCTTACCTCTAGGCCAGCTGAAAGGCCTTGCCACTCAGAAGTAAGATTCTCAGATGAGAACTGGATTAGTAATATCTTAATACGACTGGAAGCAGGAGAACAACTTTCAAGGGACAGTTCCAATAGACTGAGCCAACTCCTCAGACACTTCACTTCAAAGGGATACCTGAAATGGATGCATCTGTACAATCTTGAAGCCATTGCTAAACACCTCCAGCAGAACCTACAGATAGGTCCCATAGACATATCACAACCCTATAAAGATGTTTTGAGTCCAGTACACTTAAAAGTGATCCCTCCAATTAGAAGAAAAGAAGTGGACAGCTGGCTAGAGCCATTCCCTACCCCTGAACCA AAAGCCCGGCCCATCCCTACACCAGTGTTACCATCAACTACCAAGAGGATTCAAGACCCAAAGGCTATAACTTGGCAACTCTTAGGAGAGCCTTACAGGAGTGCACGGGCACAGCAGTTATCCAATGCTCTCAAAGAGATGGAAACGCAACATTTTTATCCTGCCACAAGAGACATTTTCACAGGTGCCCATACCTCTGTGGAAAAACAAACTCTAGCACTGATGTTTCAGAAGGATCTCAGGGCTTTTAAGGGTAAAGGCAGGCCCCTCAAGTTGCCCCAACTGAAGAAGGCACAGCCCATctctaaagaaaaggaagagctgCCTCAATGGGAGACATTTGTGGCATTGTACCATGTTTTGCGGATGTTAAAGGAGCGATACACAAGAGACAGTGCTGCTTGGATGGAACAGTTCTACCGCCTCATGGACCTGTACCAACTTAAGTCCCCCCGAATCCAGAGGCTGCTACTAGAGTTGCTGCAGAGAAAGAAACTCCAACCACAAGAGATCATCTACAAAAAGGCCCTGGAAACCAAGGAGTTGGCACTTGGTGAACGGTTATTCTATGGCCTGTTTTGTGGTAGTTCTCATGCCCCTGCAGGTCCCCTTGAGTTCCAGAATGTTGTACCCTTGCCTGGGCAGAACAGGGTGCATACTATCCAACCTGTGGGCATTGCCAAGTATGGGTTCTTAGAACTTGCCTGGAAAAGGCTACCACAAGTCAATCCTTACCACGTTGAGAGGCCACCCAACATCCCTACTCCTACTGTCTGA